Within the Streptomyces sp. R41 genome, the region CGATCAGGGCGGCGGCGCGGACCAGCAGCTGGGTCCGGGAACGGTCGTACGGGCCGTCGGCCGCGTCGTCGTGGGCGAGCAGATACATGAGGCAGGCCAGGTCGTCGATCACACCTCGACGCTAGGGCCGCGCGCCCCGGCCACGGATCGGCCACGGGAACGGACTGACAGTGGGAACACGGGAGGAGCGCGGCCCGGTCTCCTCCTTGAGGAGGAGGCAGCGTTGTCAGGGGTGGCGCGGCTGCACGAGGCCGTGGTCGTAGGCGGCCACGACGGCCTGGACGCGGTCGCGCAGGCCCAGTTTGCGCAGCACCGCGGTGACATGGTTCTTGACGGTGGCCTCCGACAGACGTAGCCGCTCGGCGATCTCCGCGTTCGACAGTGCCTGCCCGATCAGGGTGAGCACCTCCCGCTCGCGGCCGGAGAGGGCCTGCAGGGAGGGCGCCGGCGCCGGGTCGGGCGTGGTGCGCAGGAACCGGTCGAGGACGCGGCTGAGCACGGCCGGCGCCAGCAGCGCGTCGCCGCGCGCGGTGAGGCGGATCGCGTCGACGAGTTCGGCCGGGCGCATGTCCTTCAGCAGGAAGCCGCTCGCCCCGGCCCGCAGAGCGGCGACCACGTGCGCGTCCACGTCCCAGGTGGTCAGCACGAGCACCCGGGCCCGACTGCCGCACTCCACGATCTGCCGAGTCGCCTCGATGCCGTCCACGACGGGCATGCGTACGTCCATCAGCACCACGTCGGGCGCCCGTTCCTGCGTCAGCCGCACCGCCTCCTGGCCGTCGGACGCTTCACCCACCACCTGGAGGTCGTCCCGGGCGTCGATGATCATGCGGAATCCGGTACGGACCAGGGCCTGGTCATCGGCCACCACCACGCGCAGCGTCATGACGCGCCCTCCACCGGCAGCTGCGCCGCCACCTCGAAGCCGCCTTGGGGCAGCGGACCGGCGTGCAGGCTGCCGCCCACGATCCGTGCGCGCTCCTTCATCCCCACCAGGCCGCGTCCCGCTCCCGCCGCGGCCGAACCTTCCTGCGGCGTACGCCCGTTGTCGACCACCTTGACCTTCACGCACTCCCCTTCGGCCGTCACGCGCACGCTCACCTCGTCGGCGCCGGCCGCGTGGCGCAGTGTGTTGGTGAGGGCCTCCTGGACGATCCGGTACGCCGCCAGGTCCACCGTGGCCGGCAGTCCGTCGGTGGTGCCCTCGCGGTGTACGTGCACGGTCATCCCGGTCGCGCGCACGGTGTCGGCCAGCTCGTCCAGGCGCGCGAGCGAAGGCGCCGGCTCCCGATGCTCCCCGGCCCCGTCCTCCCCCGCATCGGGCCGGAACGCACGCAGCAGCAGGCGCAGTTCGCCGAGCGCCGAGCGGGCGCCCGTCTCGATGGCCCGCAGCGCCTGACGGGCCTGTTCGGGCCGCTGGGTGAACACGTCGTCGGCGGCGCCCGCCTGAATGACCATCACCGACAGGGTGTGCGCCACGACATCGTGGACCTCGCGCGCGATCCGCGCACGCTCCTCCACCACAGCCCGGCGCATCTCCGCCCTCGTCCGTGCCTCCTGCGCCCTGCGCCACTGCCCAGCCGTCCACGACAGGACCACCGCCAGCAGATAGACCGCCCCACCCGCGCCGCCGCCCGCCGCGAACGCCAGCGGTGCCGGCAGGCACATCGCCGCGAGCGCCCACACCGACACCCGCCGCGGCCTCACGGCCGACAGCACGCACAACGCGACCTGCGCCGCGAGCAGTGCCCCCGTCAAGGTCACCGCGGGCAGCAGCGCCCACACCGCGAGCCCCGCCGCCGCGTTCGCAGCCAGTACGGCGACCGGGGCGCGCGCCAGCCACCTCAGGGCGCAAGCCTGCGCGAGGACCAGGGCCACCGCCACGAGCAGTCGTCGGCCGTGCTCCGCGCCGGCGACGAGCACCGAGGTGCCCAGGACGACGAGCACCAGACCGGCCGACCCCCACCACAGCGCCCGGGCCATGCGGGGCGGCAACTCGCCCCGTGCTGCCCCGGCGAACAGGTCGTCCAGTTGTCTGCTGCTGCGGTCCACGCCCCGACCCTATCCAGCGGTACGGGCCGGGCCGTTCAGGAGACCACCCTCCAACACGATGGGCCCTCGATGCCCGCGGCCGGTCTGCACAGCCACCGCTTGGCTGCCTTGACGCTGTCGCCGCCGCTTGTGTTGAACCTGATTGCCGCCGCGGGTGCAAGCCGCATAGAACGGGCCTGGTACACCGTGTGGGTCCAAGCCCCCGATCATGTTGACGCCCGCCTGTCCCGTCCCTCAAGTCGGCTCACTCTCGACGGGCGAGA harbors:
- a CDS encoding response regulator, with the protein product MTLRVVVADDQALVRTGFRMIIDARDDLQVVGEASDGQEAVRLTQERAPDVVLMDVRMPVVDGIEATRQIVECGSRARVLVLTTWDVDAHVVAALRAGASGFLLKDMRPAELVDAIRLTARGDALLAPAVLSRVLDRFLRTTPDPAPAPSLQALSGREREVLTLIGQALSNAEIAERLRLSEATVKNHVTAVLRKLGLRDRVQAVVAAYDHGLVQPRHP
- a CDS encoding sensor histidine kinase, whose translation is MDRSSRQLDDLFAGAARGELPPRMARALWWGSAGLVLVVLGTSVLVAGAEHGRRLLVAVALVLAQACALRWLARAPVAVLAANAAAGLAVWALLPAVTLTGALLAAQVALCVLSAVRPRRVSVWALAAMCLPAPLAFAAGGGAGGAVYLLAVVLSWTAGQWRRAQEARTRAEMRRAVVEERARIAREVHDVVAHTLSVMVIQAGAADDVFTQRPEQARQALRAIETGARSALGELRLLLRAFRPDAGEDGAGEHREPAPSLARLDELADTVRATGMTVHVHREGTTDGLPATVDLAAYRIVQEALTNTLRHAAGADEVSVRVTAEGECVKVKVVDNGRTPQEGSAAAGAGRGLVGMKERARIVGGSLHAGPLPQGGFEVAAQLPVEGAS